One Bacillus sp. 1780r2a1 DNA segment encodes these proteins:
- a CDS encoding UvrD-helicase domain-containing protein encodes MGSELQQEQKRVDGIMKRINAEINKLEEETTKRKEEVIHIRKHFWDEVKVNTDTFDDYLETIIGLRQEAQALSVTQSTHKHSSKRLSTLHRMKELPYFGRIDFTEEGDSAPESIYIGIAALNDQTGDDFLVYDWRAPISSVYYDYQPGPAHYMTPGGMIQGVLEKKWQYLIRNGIIQSMFDTSLTIGDEILQQVLGKGTDKQMHNIVATIQKEQNKIIRHDKGRLLIVHGAAGSGKTSAALQRIAYLLYKYRDHINADQIILFSPNSMFSSYVSNVLPELGEENMQQVTFQEYLDHRLSKAFQVETPYEQLEYVLTAKKTSFYQARLAGIRFKASTRFFEAVQTYRKSLESEGMLFNDVVFRGKAVVTAGEIVERFYNFDTSLRFHNRLEKLRDWLLKKLADFQKTESKKPWVQDEIELLSNEDYHKAHAYLAKKRGFKREDTADYDMEPQALARLIVRQKLKPLRSKIKELQFIDFIGIYKQLFTNSLEITKHLKGKVPDDWSDICGITVDALEKDKLFYEDATPFLLLKEIIEGFQINSAIKHIVIDEAQDYSPFQFEFLKRLFPAARMTVLGDFNQAIFAHADENTDFKMLTHLYGVEQTELINITRSYRSTKPIIELTRRLVPNGEGIVPFEREGKRPALTQLPDYDELHQAIASKVDEFKSEGYHSIAIICKSAEESASAYLSLASIKDLKLLKSNSLEYEQGVVVVPAYLSKGIEFDAVIIYNASEKVYAEESLRRTFYTACTRAMHDLHLYSVGKASPFLDKALLERALDA; translated from the coding sequence ATGGGTTCAGAACTTCAGCAGGAACAAAAACGCGTAGATGGTATCATGAAAAGAATTAACGCAGAAATAAACAAGCTAGAAGAAGAGACGACAAAGCGTAAAGAAGAAGTCATTCATATCCGCAAGCACTTTTGGGATGAGGTTAAGGTAAACACAGATACGTTTGATGATTATCTTGAAACGATTATCGGGTTACGCCAAGAAGCTCAGGCGCTATCAGTAACTCAAAGTACACATAAACATTCCTCTAAGCGATTATCCACGTTGCATCGGATGAAAGAGCTCCCTTACTTCGGCCGTATTGATTTTACAGAAGAAGGAGATTCAGCTCCTGAGAGCATTTATATTGGAATTGCTGCTCTTAATGATCAAACTGGAGATGATTTTTTGGTTTACGATTGGCGAGCGCCTATTTCAAGCGTCTATTATGATTATCAGCCTGGACCGGCTCATTACATGACTCCAGGCGGTATGATTCAAGGTGTGCTTGAAAAGAAATGGCAGTATCTTATTCGTAACGGGATCATCCAATCCATGTTTGATACAAGTTTGACCATTGGAGATGAAATCTTACAGCAGGTTTTAGGTAAAGGTACGGATAAGCAAATGCATAATATCGTTGCGACAATTCAAAAAGAACAAAATAAAATTATTCGTCACGATAAAGGAAGGTTATTGATTGTTCATGGGGCAGCTGGAAGCGGAAAAACCTCGGCAGCTCTGCAGCGAATTGCGTATTTATTATATAAATACCGAGATCACATCAATGCAGATCAAATTATTCTATTTTCACCTAACTCTATGTTCAGTAGCTATGTTTCAAACGTACTACCAGAGCTTGGAGAAGAAAATATGCAGCAAGTAACGTTTCAAGAGTACTTAGATCACCGCTTAAGTAAAGCATTTCAAGTAGAAACGCCTTATGAACAGTTAGAATACGTTTTAACAGCAAAGAAGACATCTTTCTATCAAGCGAGGCTTGCAGGCATACGTTTCAAAGCATCTACACGCTTTTTTGAAGCTGTTCAAACTTACAGAAAGTCGCTTGAATCAGAAGGAATGCTGTTTAACGACGTGGTGTTTAGAGGAAAAGCTGTTGTAACAGCAGGAGAAATAGTAGAACGATTTTACAACTTTGATACCTCTCTCCGTTTTCATAACCGACTTGAAAAGTTACGAGATTGGTTATTGAAGAAGTTAGCTGACTTTCAAAAAACAGAAAGTAAAAAGCCGTGGGTTCAAGACGAAATTGAGCTTCTAAGCAATGAAGACTATCATAAAGCACATGCGTATTTAGCTAAAAAACGCGGGTTTAAGAGAGAAGACACCGCTGATTATGATATGGAGCCACAAGCGCTTGCAAGGCTGATTGTGCGTCAAAAGCTAAAACCGCTTCGAAGCAAAATTAAAGAGCTGCAGTTTATTGATTTTATTGGCATATACAAACAACTTTTCACAAATTCTCTTGAAATAACGAAACACTTAAAAGGCAAGGTGCCTGATGACTGGTCTGACATTTGCGGAATTACAGTCGATGCATTAGAGAAAGATAAGCTTTTTTATGAAGATGCTACGCCATTTTTACTTTTAAAAGAAATTATTGAAGGCTTTCAAATAAATAGCGCTATTAAGCATATCGTCATTGATGAAGCGCAGGACTATTCTCCGTTTCAGTTTGAGTTTTTGAAGCGTTTATTTCCAGCTGCACGAATGACGGTACTTGGTGATTTCAACCAGGCTATTTTTGCTCATGCAGATGAAAATACCGATTTTAAGATGTTAACGCACCTCTACGGCGTAGAACAAACGGAACTGATCAACATTACGAGAAGTTATCGATCCACAAAACCAATCATTGAATTGACAAGAAGGCTTGTGCCTAACGGAGAAGGCATTGTTCCGTTTGAGCGTGAAGGGAAACGCCCTGCTCTTACACAGCTGCCAGATTATGATGAACTCCACCAAGCAATTGCGTCAAAGGTTGATGAATTCAAGAGTGAGGGTTATCACAGTATTGCGATTATCTGCAAGTCTGCAGAAGAAAGCGCATCTGCGTACTTATCTTTAGCTAGCATTAAAGATCTGAAGTTGTTAAAAAGCAACTCTCTTGAGTATGAGCAAGGAGTAGTAGTGGTTCCTGCGTACTTATCAAAAGGAATTGAATTTGATGCCGTTATCATCTACAACGCATCAGAGAAAGTCTACGCTGAAGAAAGTTTACGCCGTACTTTTTACACAGCTTGCACAAGAGCCATGCATGATCTTCACCTATACAGCGTAGGGAAAGCAAGTCCGTTTTTAGACAAAGCCCTTCTTGAAAGAGCGCTTGACGCTTAG
- a CDS encoding AAA family ATPase, which yields MKFILVFGPQAVGKMTVGQQLERNTGLKLFHNHMTIELLAPLFQFNEEMWRLVDLFRKEIFESISKSDAKGIIFTYVWAFDMQSDWNFIREVCDIFESKGGTVYFVELEADLNERIDRNKTPNRLQHKPTKRNVEWSEQELKETMNKHRLNSKTGEIQRENYVRINNTNLSAEEVAQLIQEKFQLY from the coding sequence ATGAAGTTCATTCTCGTATTTGGACCCCAAGCAGTAGGGAAAATGACGGTAGGACAACAATTAGAAAGAAACACGGGACTGAAGCTGTTTCATAATCATATGACCATTGAACTTCTTGCTCCTTTGTTTCAATTCAACGAAGAAATGTGGAGATTAGTAGATTTGTTCCGTAAAGAAATCTTTGAATCGATTTCAAAAAGTGACGCAAAAGGTATAATCTTTACCTATGTATGGGCGTTTGATATGCAAAGCGATTGGAATTTTATCAGAGAAGTATGCGACATTTTTGAATCAAAAGGCGGTACGGTATATTTTGTGGAGCTAGAAGCGGATCTTAACGAAAGAATCGACCGAAACAAAACGCCAAACAGACTCCAGCATAAGCCAACAAAAAGAAATGTAGAGTGGTCAGAGCAAGAACTCAAAGAAACGATGAACAAACACCGATTAAATTCCAAAACTGGAGAAATACAGCGAGAAAACTATGTACGGATCAACAATACAAATTTAAGCGCTGAGGAAGTAGCTCAATTAATTCAAGAAAAATTTCAATTGTACTGA
- a CDS encoding stage III sporulation protein AH: MLMITEDVKGKKYKALIDLLLRHCDRFAFVENRQLIEYEEEWLAYINNLTEGIAEHFIERKIQQEWETTKLSEGSAYVFYYHFNNATKQFLKEYSNSLFNWISPDLPEDLQFYRDDTCMLAVCSHEGFFLVDESLWEIFD, encoded by the coding sequence ATGCTGATGATTACAGAAGATGTTAAGGGTAAAAAGTACAAAGCATTAATTGACTTATTACTAAGACATTGCGATCGGTTTGCTTTTGTTGAAAATAGGCAGTTGATAGAGTATGAAGAAGAGTGGTTGGCCTATATAAACAATTTAACAGAAGGCATTGCCGAGCACTTCATAGAAAGAAAGATTCAGCAGGAATGGGAGACCACAAAGTTGTCAGAGGGTTCAGCATACGTTTTTTATTATCATTTCAATAATGCTACTAAGCAGTTTTTAAAAGAATATAGCAACTCGCTTTTTAACTGGATTAGTCCTGACCTCCCAGAAGACCTGCAGTTTTATAGAGATGATACATGCATGCTTGCTGTATGTTCACATGAAGGTTTCTTTTTAGTCGATGAATCTTTATGGGAGATATTTGATTAG
- a CDS encoding GNAT family N-acetyltransferase, with protein MNPVLFDFPTEFYTERLFIRMPLPGDGKLMAEAVNSSIEEFKPWLPFAQEKQTVEEAEAHIRKSHAEFLQRTNLQLLVFLKDTDELIASSGLHRINWDIPKFEIGYWLDSRFSGKGYMTEAVEGIAAFAFKELHAKRLEIRCDARNKKSRAVAERVGFNLEGILENSAMTVDGSEIRDTCVYAKVIKNKLGI; from the coding sequence GTGAATCCAGTTTTATTTGATTTTCCAACCGAATTCTATACAGAAAGACTTTTTATTAGAATGCCGCTTCCTGGAGATGGAAAACTCATGGCTGAAGCGGTAAACTCATCAATCGAAGAATTTAAGCCATGGCTACCGTTTGCTCAAGAAAAACAAACGGTTGAAGAAGCAGAAGCACATATTCGAAAGTCTCACGCAGAGTTTCTACAAAGAACGAATTTACAGCTTCTAGTTTTCTTAAAAGACACAGATGAGCTTATTGCTTCATCAGGATTGCACCGTATTAATTGGGATATACCAAAATTTGAAATTGGCTATTGGCTCGATTCTCGCTTTAGTGGAAAAGGATATATGACAGAAGCAGTTGAAGGAATTGCTGCCTTTGCGTTTAAAGAGCTACATGCAAAAAGGCTAGAAATTAGATGTGACGCTAGAAATAAAAAAAGCCGGGCAGTAGCGGAAAGAGTAGGGTTTAACCTAGAAGGGATTCTTGAGAATAGTGCCATGACAGTTGATGGATCAGAGATAAGAGATACGTGTGTTTATGCAAAGGTCATTAAAAATAAGTTGGGGATTTAG
- a CDS encoding MarR family transcriptional regulator, producing MMHEEEEVLIHCLYFTASRFARNITKLAEDTFNFDGIAPSHLYMIMTVKFHPGITQKELCYKLSIAPSTSTRFIDKLEKQKLVTRKAEGKQTFISLTDKGEKLYVEFRKALKQLFSSYSEVLGKEFSEDLSKTLHEASNKLESKS from the coding sequence ATGATGCACGAAGAAGAAGAAGTACTTATACATTGTTTGTACTTTACCGCAAGCAGATTTGCTCGTAATATTACAAAATTAGCTGAGGATACGTTTAATTTTGATGGAATTGCTCCTTCACACCTTTATATGATTATGACTGTAAAGTTTCACCCTGGTATTACTCAAAAAGAGCTGTGCTATAAATTGTCAATTGCTCCTTCAACAAGCACACGCTTTATTGATAAACTCGAAAAGCAAAAGCTTGTCACTAGAAAAGCTGAAGGAAAACAGACGTTTATTTCTTTAACAGATAAAGGCGAAAAGCTGTACGTCGAATTTCGAAAAGCACTAAAACAATTATTTAGTAGCTATTCTGAAGTCTTAGGTAAAGAATTCAGCGAAGACTTAAGTAAAACTCTTCATGAGGCAAGTAATAAGCTAGAAAGCAAATCGTAA
- a CDS encoding SDR family NAD(P)-dependent oxidoreductase yields MSEKVLLIVGAGPGISLTAAKKFGEKGFKIALISRSNQSLQEYVNELKNDGITAQGFPGDASSEESLKAAIKQVLTTFGNVDVLLYNAAAGQPGVPTTLSTNQLIEDFKVSVAGALTSVKEVLPLMKNGAIILTGGGLALEPYAGYASLAIGKAGIRNLAYSLHQELQPKSIYVGTLTIKGFVKEGTYFSPENIAQAFYEMYEKQDQVEVVYEEK; encoded by the coding sequence ATGTCTGAAAAAGTATTATTAATTGTAGGTGCTGGGCCAGGAATTAGCCTAACAGCCGCAAAGAAATTTGGAGAAAAAGGCTTTAAAATTGCCTTAATTTCTCGAAGTAACCAATCACTACAAGAGTATGTGAACGAATTAAAAAATGACGGCATTACTGCTCAAGGTTTCCCTGGAGATGCCTCTTCAGAAGAATCGTTAAAAGCAGCTATTAAACAAGTACTTACTACTTTTGGCAACGTAGATGTTTTATTATACAATGCTGCTGCTGGACAGCCTGGCGTACCAACAACTCTTAGTACAAACCAGCTAATAGAAGATTTTAAAGTGAGCGTAGCTGGAGCTCTAACTAGTGTTAAAGAAGTTCTTCCGTTGATGAAGAACGGTGCTATCATATTAACTGGTGGCGGATTAGCTTTAGAACCCTATGCAGGGTATGCTTCATTAGCAATTGGAAAAGCAGGTATTCGCAACTTAGCCTATAGCCTTCATCAAGAGTTACAACCAAAGAGTATATATGTTGGAACGCTTACAATCAAAGGTTTTGTTAAAGAAGGAACCTATTTCTCTCCTGAGAATATCGCCCAGGCTTTTTACGAAATGTATGAGAAACAAGATCAAGTTGAAGTTGTTTACGAAGAGAAATAA
- a CDS encoding NAD(P)H-dependent oxidoreductase: MKKTLVILAHPNLKDSIINKAWKNRLAKESNITIHDLYEKYPDGHIDVAYEQQLLLNHEKIVFQFPFYWYSSPSLLKEWQDVVLTYGWAYGSEGTKLHGKEFMLAISTGGPEEAYQAGGYNAYSMSELTKPFQAMANLTGMKFLPTFTIHGVRVLTEEEVQESAEKFVRHLQ, translated from the coding sequence ATGAAAAAAACATTAGTTATTTTAGCACACCCTAATCTAAAGGATTCTATTATTAATAAAGCATGGAAAAATCGTCTTGCAAAAGAATCAAATATAACAATTCATGACTTGTATGAAAAATACCCTGATGGTCACATTGATGTCGCCTATGAGCAACAACTACTTTTAAATCATGAAAAAATCGTTTTCCAATTTCCTTTCTACTGGTACAGCAGCCCTTCACTATTAAAAGAATGGCAAGATGTAGTTCTAACTTATGGCTGGGCATATGGTTCTGAAGGAACAAAGCTACACGGAAAAGAATTTATGTTAGCTATTTCAACAGGCGGTCCAGAGGAAGCTTATCAAGCTGGAGGATATAACGCATATAGTATGAGTGAATTAACAAAGCCATTCCAAGCAATGGCTAATCTAACAGGAATGAAATTTTTGCCTACGTTTACTATTCATGGCGTACGGGTACTAACAGAAGAGGAAGTGCAAGAGAGCGCAGAGAAGTTTGTGCGTCATTTACAGTGA